One segment of Niveibacterium microcysteis DNA contains the following:
- the lplT gene encoding lysophospholipid transporter LplT: MTPGFYIIMAAQFFSALGDSALLIAAIAILRDMQAPAAYEPLLKLFFTVSYVVLAAFVGAFADSMPKWRVMLISNGIKVLGCGMMFFGVHPLLAYAVVGLGAAAYSPAKYGILTELLPARLLVVANGWIEGLTVGAIVIGTLVGGLLIEPSFVGKMLAFDFPGIDTGIDTRGELAISIIAVLYAVAAIINLRIPDTGVDHKPLRSGPIYLMHEFVHCSRLLWRDRLGQITLAVTTLFWGAGATLQFIVIKWGEENLHLSLSKASMIQGVFALGVALGSILAARIISMRRSISVLPVGIAMGLIVNVMIFVHDIRLAMFLMVIIGALAGFFVVPMNALLQHRGHILMGAGHSIAVQNFNENLSILAMTGLYALLIWGGLSVHAVIVMFGAFVAGTIFLVKLRHEANQRERDSVSQLDDCRH; this comes from the coding sequence ATGACCCCAGGCTTCTACATCATCATGGCCGCGCAGTTCTTTTCTGCGCTTGGCGACAGTGCTTTGCTCATCGCAGCGATTGCGATCCTGCGGGATATGCAGGCACCGGCGGCATACGAACCGCTGCTGAAGCTCTTCTTCACGGTGTCCTACGTCGTCTTGGCGGCCTTCGTGGGCGCGTTCGCCGACTCGATGCCCAAATGGCGCGTGATGCTGATCAGTAACGGCATCAAGGTACTCGGCTGCGGCATGATGTTCTTCGGTGTCCACCCCTTGCTCGCCTACGCAGTTGTCGGCCTCGGCGCGGCAGCCTACTCGCCTGCGAAGTACGGCATCCTCACCGAACTCTTGCCAGCGCGGTTGCTGGTCGTCGCCAACGGCTGGATCGAAGGCCTGACCGTCGGGGCAATCGTCATCGGCACCTTGGTGGGTGGCCTGCTGATCGAGCCAAGCTTTGTCGGAAAGATGCTTGCGTTCGACTTCCCCGGCATCGATACCGGCATCGATACCCGTGGCGAACTCGCTATTTCCATCATCGCCGTACTCTACGCAGTCGCCGCGATCATCAATCTGCGCATCCCGGACACCGGCGTCGACCACAAACCACTACGTAGCGGTCCGATCTACCTGATGCATGAGTTCGTACATTGCAGCCGGCTGCTGTGGCGCGACCGCCTGGGCCAAATCACGCTGGCCGTAACCACCTTGTTCTGGGGCGCCGGTGCGACCCTGCAGTTCATCGTCATCAAATGGGGAGAGGAGAACCTGCACCTGAGTCTCTCCAAGGCGTCGATGATTCAGGGCGTTTTCGCGCTTGGGGTTGCACTCGGTTCGATATTGGCAGCCCGAATCATCTCGATGCGGCGATCGATCAGCGTGCTGCCTGTCGGTATCGCGATGGGTCTGATCGTGAACGTCATGATCTTCGTGCACGACATCCGGCTCGCGATGTTCCTGATGGTCATCATCGGCGCGCTGGCAGGTTTCTTTGTCGTTCCGATGAATGCGCTGCTGCAGCACCGCGGCCACATCCTGATGGGCGCCGGCCACTCAATCGCCGTTCAGAACTTCAACGAGAACCTGAGCATCCTGGCCATGACCGGCCTCTACGCCCTGCTGATCTGGGGCGGCCTGTCGGTCCACGCGGTGATCGTCATGTTCGGCGCCTTCGTCGCCGGCACCATCTTCCTCGTCAAACTCCGGCACGAGGCCAATCAGCGCGAACGGGACTCCGTCAGCCAGCTGGACGATTGCCGGCACTAG
- a CDS encoding LysR family transcriptional regulator — translation MATMADRRLQVFLAVAKHRSFTRAAEALYMTQPAVTFQIKQLEEHFNTRLLDRGYGKVTLTPAGEIVLDYAERILGMSAEMEDQVAGLTQEPNGVVSVGLSPTIASYWLPSLLDGFKRQYPKVVPRVFVGNSEWVERRVADKELDVGLVELESSDAGIECREVGRDELFAIVPPGHVLARHVRVRADDLVGLPFIDRDPGAAIREAAERFFREAGFPPENLDVTAELSSLSTIKHLVQQGVGFAIAARASIEKDVQSGRLVALPLEPHLYETLSVLLPKDKFRSRVVTIFADFATEHLKSRGINRDA, via the coding sequence ATGGCAACCATGGCCGACCGCCGGTTACAGGTATTCCTGGCCGTCGCGAAACACCGTTCATTCACGCGCGCGGCTGAAGCGCTTTACATGACTCAGCCGGCCGTCACCTTCCAGATCAAACAGCTGGAGGAGCATTTCAACACGCGCCTGCTCGACCGCGGCTACGGCAAGGTCACTCTTACGCCCGCTGGCGAGATCGTGCTGGACTACGCCGAACGCATCCTTGGCATGAGTGCCGAGATGGAAGATCAGGTTGCGGGCCTGACGCAGGAGCCCAACGGCGTCGTGTCGGTGGGCCTTTCGCCAACCATCGCGTCGTACTGGCTGCCTTCGCTGTTGGACGGTTTCAAGCGTCAGTACCCTAAAGTGGTGCCGCGAGTCTTCGTGGGCAACTCCGAATGGGTTGAGCGTCGCGTGGCTGACAAGGAGCTGGACGTCGGCCTCGTCGAGCTGGAGTCCTCAGACGCAGGCATTGAATGCCGCGAAGTGGGGCGCGACGAGTTGTTCGCGATCGTGCCGCCGGGTCATGTGCTGGCCCGCCATGTTCGCGTGCGGGCCGATGATCTGGTCGGACTGCCCTTCATCGATCGTGACCCCGGTGCGGCGATTCGCGAGGCTGCGGAGCGTTTCTTCCGCGAAGCCGGATTCCCGCCCGAAAACCTCGATGTAACCGCGGAGCTCTCCAGCCTCTCGACGATCAAGCACCTTGTGCAGCAGGGCGTTGGTTTCGCGATTGCCGCGCGCGCATCGATTGAAAAAGATGTCCAGAGCGGCCGTCTGGTTGCATTGCCGCTCGAGCCGCATCTCTATGAGACCTTATCGGTGCTGCTGCCGAAGGACAAGTTCCGCTCGCGTGTCGTAACGATCTTCGCCGACTTCGCGACCGAGCACCTCAAGTCGCGGGGGATCAATCGCGATGCCTAG
- the alr gene encoding alanine racemase encodes MPRPIRATIDLPAFRHNYLRAKALAPAAKAWAVVKANAYGHGLVRCAQAIADVADGYAMLDFAEAVALREAGFKQPLLMLEGAFDSADTRMAGALGVSLAVHEAEQIRMLETEPLERPVDVFLKLNTGMNRLGFAPEQAGALSARLKAARNVASVTLMTHFARADDETGIAGQLARFDAAAASLGLPHSIANSAALLRFPEAARDGVRPGIMLYGGSPMPDLKSAASLDLRPAMHLESRLIAVQQIEAGEAVGYGARFVAEKPTRVGIVACGYADGYPRHALTGTPILVDGQRTRTLGRVSMDMLACDLTDLPNAAVGSEVVLWGRGLPADEVASAAGTISYELFCALANRVPVSVIGAA; translated from the coding sequence ATGCCTAGACCGATTCGGGCAACGATCGACCTGCCTGCTTTCCGTCACAACTACCTGCGAGCGAAAGCGCTCGCCCCAGCCGCCAAAGCCTGGGCCGTGGTCAAGGCGAACGCCTATGGCCATGGCTTGGTGCGGTGCGCGCAAGCGATCGCCGATGTCGCTGATGGTTACGCGATGCTGGATTTCGCCGAGGCCGTCGCCTTGCGCGAGGCTGGTTTCAAGCAACCGCTGCTGATGCTGGAAGGTGCGTTCGACAGCGCGGATACGCGCATGGCCGGCGCGCTGGGCGTGAGCCTCGCGGTACACGAAGCCGAGCAAATCCGGATGCTGGAGACCGAGCCGCTGGAGCGGCCGGTAGACGTGTTTCTCAAGCTCAATACCGGCATGAACCGGCTCGGTTTCGCGCCCGAGCAGGCGGGTGCGTTGAGTGCGCGCCTGAAGGCGGCGCGCAACGTCGCCAGCGTGACCTTGATGACGCACTTCGCGCGTGCCGACGATGAAACCGGTATCGCAGGCCAGCTCGCACGCTTTGACGCCGCCGCGGCAAGCCTTGGCCTGCCGCACAGCATTGCCAATTCGGCGGCCTTGCTGCGTTTCCCGGAGGCTGCACGCGATGGCGTGCGTCCGGGCATCATGCTCTACGGCGGCTCGCCGATGCCGGATCTGAAGTCGGCTGCGTCGCTCGACCTGCGTCCGGCGATGCATCTAGAGTCACGCCTGATTGCCGTGCAGCAGATCGAAGCTGGCGAAGCCGTCGGTTATGGCGCCCGCTTCGTGGCGGAGAAGCCGACTCGCGTGGGCATCGTTGCTTGCGGCTACGCCGATGGTTATCCGCGCCATGCATTGACCGGCACGCCTATCCTCGTGGATGGGCAGCGTACTCGCACCCTTGGTCGGGTATCGATGGACATGCTGGCCTGCGACCTGACCGACTTGCCGAATGCCGCGGTTGGCAGTGAAGTGGTGCTGTGGGGCCGCGGTTTGCCGGCCGACGAGGTTGCCAGTGCGGCGGGCACGATCAGCTACGAGTTGTTCTGCGCACTCGCCAATCGCGTGCCAGTCAGCGTCATCGGCGCGGCTTGA
- the radA gene encoding DNA repair protein RadA — MAKVKTVYQCTECGAQAPRWQGQCPGCAQWNTLVESIAAPAGGAASRFTALAGEVSQIKKLADFTPQEHSRFATGIEEFDRVLGGGLVAGGVVLIGGDPGIGKSTLLLQALATLSLHCKAVYVSGEESGEQVALRAQRLQLDAAALEMLPEINLERILDTLKTQKPRLAVIDSIQTLYSEVLQSAPGSVAQVRECAAQLTRFAKQSGCALVLVGHVTKDGSLAGPRVLEHIVDAVLYFEGDTQSSFRLVRAFKNRFGAVNELGVFAMTDKGLRGVSNPSAIFLSQHEQDVSGACVLVTQEGTRPLLVEVQALVDPAHAPSPRRLSVGLEQNRLAMLLAVLHRHAGIMCADQDVFVNAVGGVRIGEPAADLAVCLAIVSSLRNKPLRRDLAMFGEVGLAGEIRPAPRGQERLREAAKLGFRVALVPKANLPKQAIAGIEVIGVDRIEDALSKARELEA, encoded by the coding sequence ATGGCGAAGGTCAAGACGGTTTACCAGTGCACCGAATGCGGTGCGCAGGCGCCGCGCTGGCAGGGGCAGTGCCCCGGCTGCGCGCAATGGAACACCCTTGTTGAGTCGATTGCAGCACCAGCAGGTGGGGCTGCCAGCCGTTTCACCGCCCTCGCGGGCGAAGTCAGCCAGATCAAGAAGCTGGCGGATTTCACGCCGCAGGAACACTCGCGCTTTGCGACCGGCATTGAGGAGTTTGACCGTGTGCTGGGCGGCGGTCTCGTCGCCGGCGGTGTTGTGCTAATTGGTGGCGATCCCGGCATCGGCAAGTCCACCCTGTTGCTCCAGGCGCTGGCCACACTGTCGCTGCACTGCAAGGCGGTGTACGTGAGCGGGGAGGAGTCGGGCGAGCAGGTGGCGCTGCGCGCGCAGCGCCTGCAGCTGGATGCCGCAGCGCTGGAAATGCTGCCGGAGATCAACCTCGAGCGCATTCTCGACACCCTCAAGACGCAGAAGCCGCGGCTCGCGGTGATCGACTCGATCCAGACGCTGTACTCCGAGGTGCTGCAGTCGGCACCCGGCTCGGTGGCTCAAGTGCGTGAATGCGCCGCGCAGCTCACCCGGTTTGCCAAGCAGAGCGGGTGTGCGCTGGTGCTGGTAGGTCATGTCACCAAGGATGGTTCGCTGGCCGGCCCACGTGTGCTGGAGCACATCGTCGATGCGGTGCTGTACTTCGAGGGCGACACGCAATCGAGCTTCCGTCTGGTGCGCGCGTTCAAGAACCGTTTCGGGGCGGTGAACGAACTGGGCGTCTTTGCCATGACCGACAAGGGCTTGCGCGGCGTCAGCAACCCCTCCGCGATCTTCCTGTCGCAGCACGAACAGGATGTTTCGGGCGCGTGTGTACTGGTGACGCAAGAAGGCACGCGGCCCTTGCTGGTCGAAGTACAGGCGTTGGTGGACCCCGCCCATGCGCCAAGCCCACGGCGGCTCAGTGTTGGTCTTGAGCAGAACCGTCTGGCGATGCTGCTTGCGGTGCTGCATCGCCATGCCGGCATCATGTGCGCGGACCAGGATGTGTTCGTCAATGCGGTGGGCGGTGTGCGGATCGGCGAGCCTGCGGCGGACCTGGCAGTGTGCCTTGCGATCGTTTCGTCGCTGCGAAACAAGCCGCTGCGTCGCGATTTGGCGATGTTCGGCGAGGTTGGTCTGGCCGGCGAGATCCGCCCCGCACCGCGCGGGCAAGAGCGCTTGCGCGAGGCGGCCAAGCTGGGGTTTCGCGTTGCCCTCGTACCGAAGGCCAATCTGCCGAAGCAGGCGATTGCCGGCATCGAAGTCATCGGAGTCGACCGGATCGAGGATGCGCTGAGCAAGGCGCGCGAACTCGAGGCTTGA
- the tpiA gene encoding triose-phosphate isomerase produces the protein MRKTYVIGNWKMNGNKAANKALLDGLKAGVPAAKAGVAIAVCPPFAYLESVIAETAGSVIGVGAQDVSEYDKGAYTGEVSVSMLKDVGVTYAVIGHSERRALFGETDEWVGKKTAAALAGGLVPVVCVGETEAERVGNQTEAVLAKQLDAMLAAVPNAAPGSIVIAYEPVWAIGTGKTATPEMAQETHAFIRNYIKKAGDAFAAETAILYGGSVKASNALGLFAMPDIDGGLVGGASLIVEEFVGVYNGAAEAFAKR, from the coding sequence ATGCGCAAGACCTACGTCATCGGCAACTGGAAAATGAACGGCAACAAGGCCGCCAACAAGGCGCTGCTGGATGGCCTCAAGGCAGGCGTACCCGCTGCCAAGGCTGGTGTGGCCATCGCCGTTTGCCCGCCGTTCGCTTATCTCGAGTCGGTGATCGCCGAAACCGCCGGTTCCGTGATCGGGGTGGGTGCGCAGGATGTGTCGGAATACGACAAGGGCGCCTATACCGGCGAAGTGTCGGTGTCGATGCTCAAGGATGTTGGCGTGACCTACGCCGTGATCGGCCACTCCGAGCGCCGTGCCCTGTTCGGTGAGACCGACGAGTGGGTTGGCAAGAAGACCGCTGCGGCGCTGGCCGGCGGCCTGGTGCCGGTGGTGTGTGTCGGCGAAACCGAAGCCGAGCGCGTTGGCAACCAGACCGAAGCCGTGCTGGCGAAGCAACTCGACGCGATGCTGGCTGCTGTGCCGAACGCTGCTCCGGGTTCGATCGTGATTGCCTACGAACCGGTCTGGGCGATCGGTACCGGCAAGACCGCTACGCCGGAAATGGCCCAGGAAACGCACGCCTTCATCCGCAACTACATCAAGAAGGCTGGCGATGCCTTTGCCGCTGAAACGGCGATCCTCTACGGCGGCAGCGTCAAGGCCAGCAACGCGCTGGGCCTGTTCGCGATGCCGGACATCGATGGCGGTCTCGTCGGCGGCGCATCGCTGATCGTTGAGGAGTTCGTTGGCGTCTACAACGGCGCTGCCGAAGCCTTCGCCAAGCGCTAA
- a CDS encoding MarR family winged helix-turn-helix transcriptional regulator, which yields MANDAPIFTAETYKVQDSFGFMINALRARMMAVMDRELAPLGITSAQWAVLVQVAETPGVTAAALCRRVHYDTGSMTRMLDRLEEKGLIRRARSDHDRRAAYLHLTETGADVNQKLPEYAARVLNAHFEGFSADEVTQLRDLMGRMLANAERLSAGT from the coding sequence ATGGCGAACGATGCCCCGATTTTCACCGCGGAGACATACAAGGTGCAGGATAGCTTCGGCTTCATGATCAACGCGTTGCGGGCGCGCATGATGGCGGTGATGGACCGCGAACTCGCGCCGCTGGGCATCACCAGCGCGCAATGGGCGGTGCTCGTGCAGGTTGCCGAAACGCCGGGGGTTACTGCCGCAGCACTGTGCCGGCGCGTGCACTACGACACCGGATCGATGACCCGCATGCTCGATCGCCTGGAAGAAAAGGGCCTGATCCGCCGCGCACGCAGCGACCACGACCGCCGCGCCGCCTACCTCCATTTGACCGAAACCGGGGCCGATGTGAACCAGAAGCTGCCGGAGTACGCCGCCCGCGTACTCAACGCGCACTTCGAAGGGTTCAGCGCCGATGAAGTGACACAGCTCCGCGACCTGATGGGGCGCATGCTGGCCAACGCAGAACGCCTGTCCGCCGGCACCTGA
- a CDS encoding M48 family metallopeptidase, which translates to MLRRLILASFALLPLAMPCARADGVKVDEASRLRTLVPAEQLEQSAGQQYHQMLRAAADKRALAPADHPALKRLRGIAERIIPFSARFNPRATAWRWEVNLIASREANAFCMPGGKIAFYTGLIDGLKLSDDEIAIVMGHEIAHALREHARERIAKTQLTQLGVGLLGHFVGQGRYADAFNIGGNLLTLKFSREDESDADVVGLDLAARAGYDPRAGISLWQKMAKAGGGGGFAWLSTHPAGKDRIREIERHLPEVMPLYERAQNPHTQKQKG; encoded by the coding sequence ATGCTCCGCCGCCTGATCCTCGCCAGCTTCGCCCTGCTCCCGCTCGCCATGCCTTGCGCGCGTGCCGACGGCGTTAAGGTCGACGAAGCCTCGCGCCTGCGTACGCTGGTGCCCGCCGAGCAACTGGAGCAGTCCGCTGGGCAGCAATACCATCAAATGCTGCGCGCAGCGGCTGACAAGCGCGCGCTCGCGCCTGCCGACCACCCGGCGCTGAAACGACTGCGCGGTATCGCCGAGCGGATCATCCCGTTCTCGGCGCGCTTCAACCCGCGTGCCACCGCGTGGCGCTGGGAGGTGAACCTGATCGCCTCACGCGAGGCCAACGCCTTTTGCATGCCCGGCGGCAAGATCGCTTTCTACACTGGCCTGATCGACGGCCTGAAGCTCAGCGACGACGAGATCGCAATCGTGATGGGCCACGAGATCGCCCACGCCTTGCGCGAACACGCACGTGAGCGCATTGCGAAGACGCAGCTCACGCAGTTAGGCGTCGGCCTCCTCGGCCACTTCGTCGGCCAGGGCCGCTACGCGGACGCCTTCAACATTGGCGGCAATCTGCTCACGCTGAAGTTCTCGCGTGAAGACGAAAGCGATGCCGATGTGGTCGGACTCGACCTCGCCGCCCGGGCGGGCTATGACCCGCGTGCCGGCATATCGCTCTGGCAAAAGATGGCAAAGGCCGGTGGCGGAGGCGGATTTGCATGGCTCTCGACGCATCCGGCCGGTAAGGACAGAATCCGGGAGATCGAGCGCCACCTTCCGGAAGTCATGCCGCTCTACGAGCGGGCTCAGAATCCCCACACACAGAAACAGAAAGGCTGA
- a CDS encoding transglycosylase SLT domain-containing protein, with protein MQSIARRFAALLCCAVALAIPPAGNAAADDSDPPPPPAQTGGTAPIAATAGTGLTAVSSIDLSKLGTPSVATVDLTTESSDLWARMRQGFAMRDLSMDLVTDRQIWYLARPGALRNTLERGRKYLYFIVEELEKRGMPTELALLPMVESAYNPMAYSPARASGLWQFIPSTGKDFSLDQNWWVDERRDIVASTNAALTYLQALYEMHGDWHLALASYNWGENAVARAVAKNKAAGLPTEFAYLSMPQETRYYVPKLQALKNIIANPQLFGITLPPIPNEPYFVSIGTRGGMDLHTAAQLAEMPMKDFLELNPSFNRPVIPGESDHHVIVPKDKAGTFVTNLENHDRPLLSWKTYTVERGERVEQIAARFGISPTKLREVNGLAPRMRPGPGYTLLVPSGDAVAMAESAPVLAPKLSFASQAPAPAPRLGKQPRGGSTARHSSKASHASKSAGAKAGAHHNKHRK; from the coding sequence ATGCAGTCTATCGCGCGCCGGTTCGCTGCGCTGCTTTGTTGCGCAGTCGCACTGGCCATTCCACCCGCCGGGAATGCGGCCGCCGATGACAGCGACCCGCCTCCACCGCCCGCACAAACGGGCGGCACCGCACCGATCGCGGCGACAGCGGGTACCGGCCTGACCGCAGTATCCAGCATCGATCTGTCGAAGCTTGGCACGCCTTCGGTGGCGACGGTGGACCTCACCACCGAATCGTCCGACCTCTGGGCCCGCATGCGCCAAGGCTTCGCGATGCGCGACCTGTCGATGGATTTGGTGACCGATCGCCAGATCTGGTACCTCGCCCGCCCCGGCGCGCTGCGCAACACCCTTGAGCGTGGCCGCAAGTACCTCTACTTCATCGTTGAAGAACTCGAAAAGCGCGGCATGCCGACCGAGCTGGCATTGCTGCCGATGGTGGAGAGCGCGTACAACCCGATGGCCTACTCGCCGGCCCGCGCGTCGGGCCTATGGCAGTTCATCCCGTCGACCGGCAAGGACTTCTCGCTCGACCAGAACTGGTGGGTGGATGAGCGGCGCGACATCGTTGCATCGACCAACGCTGCGCTCACCTACCTGCAGGCGCTCTACGAGATGCACGGCGACTGGCATCTGGCGCTGGCATCCTATAACTGGGGCGAGAACGCGGTCGCACGCGCCGTTGCGAAGAACAAGGCTGCCGGCCTGCCAACCGAATTTGCCTACCTGTCGATGCCGCAGGAAACGCGCTACTACGTGCCGAAGCTGCAGGCATTGAAGAACATCATCGCCAACCCGCAGCTCTTCGGTATCACGCTGCCGCCGATCCCCAACGAACCCTACTTCGTCTCGATCGGAACGCGCGGCGGCATGGATTTGCACACTGCCGCGCAGTTGGCAGAAATGCCGATGAAGGACTTCCTTGAGCTGAATCCGTCCTTCAATCGTCCGGTGATCCCGGGGGAATCCGACCACCACGTGATCGTGCCAAAGGACAAGGCGGGAACCTTCGTCACCAACCTCGAAAATCACGACCGTCCGCTGCTGAGCTGGAAGACTTACACCGTCGAACGTGGCGAACGTGTCGAGCAGATCGCGGCCCGCTTCGGCATCAGCCCAACCAAGCTCCGCGAAGTCAATGGCCTCGCGCCGCGCATGCGCCCAGGCCCCGGCTACACCTTGCTGGTGCCATCCGGCGACGCGGTGGCAATGGCCGAGAGCGCCCCGGTGCTCGCACCAAAGCTCAGCTTTGCATCCCAGGCTCCCGCCCCGGCGCCTCGACTCGGCAAACAGCCGCGTGGGGGCAGCACGGCGCGCCACAGCAGCAAGGCGAGCCACGCCTCAAAATCGGCTGGCGCAAAAGCGGGCGCCCACCACAACAAGCATCGCAAGTAG
- a CDS encoding diguanylate cyclase, whose product MKALLIEDSLTSATLIAHQLRAIGIEPLVAREGEEGIELFKAHRPDLVLLDVILPGIDGFEVAKRIRQLEQHGEWTPIIFLSARTGDDDLQRGIEVGGDDYLFKPISSIVLAAKVRAMQRLSQMRYSLVVLTRRLDDANRELQRLSSIDGLTGIANRRQYDSTLVREWRRAQRRSSSIALVVCDVDHFKRYNDHFGHQGGDECLRQVAACLAEQAKRPADLVARYGGEEFAAILPDTDAEGALQVAEAMRRAVYELALPHAPTADLPNVTISLGIAAAVPPREAPTPGALMASADAALYEAKRLGRNRALIAQSLLA is encoded by the coding sequence ATGAAAGCGCTGCTGATCGAGGATTCGCTCACCAGCGCGACATTGATCGCGCATCAGTTGCGGGCGATCGGCATTGAGCCGCTGGTCGCGCGCGAGGGAGAGGAGGGGATCGAGCTGTTCAAGGCCCATCGTCCCGATCTCGTGCTGCTCGATGTGATCCTGCCCGGCATTGATGGTTTTGAGGTCGCCAAGCGCATTCGCCAGTTGGAACAGCACGGCGAGTGGACCCCGATCATCTTCCTTTCCGCGCGAACTGGCGACGACGATTTGCAGCGCGGCATCGAGGTGGGCGGCGACGACTATCTGTTCAAACCGATCAGTTCGATTGTGCTGGCCGCCAAGGTGCGCGCCATGCAGCGGTTGTCGCAGATGCGCTACTCGCTGGTGGTCCTCACGCGTCGCCTCGACGACGCCAACCGCGAACTGCAGCGCCTTTCTTCAATTGATGGCCTGACGGGCATTGCCAACCGCCGCCAGTACGACAGCACGCTTGTGCGCGAATGGCGCCGTGCTCAGCGCCGCAGTTCGTCGATCGCCTTGGTGGTGTGCGACGTCGATCACTTCAAGCGCTACAACGACCACTTCGGGCACCAAGGCGGGGATGAATGCTTGCGTCAGGTTGCCGCGTGCCTGGCAGAGCAGGCCAAGCGCCCCGCCGACCTTGTGGCACGCTACGGCGGCGAGGAATTCGCAGCGATCCTGCCAGATACCGATGCCGAGGGCGCGTTGCAGGTCGCCGAAGCCATGCGCCGCGCGGTGTATGAACTTGCGCTGCCGCACGCGCCGACCGCTGACCTGCCGAACGTGACGATCAGCCTTGGCATTGCCGCCGCGGTGCCGCCGCGCGAGGCCCCGACCCCGGGCGCCCTGATGGCGTCGGCCGATGCGGCGCTCTACGAAGCCAAGCGCCTGGGCCGCAATCGCGCGCTCATCGCGCAATCGCTGCTGGCCTGA
- the gloB gene encoding hydroxyacylglutathione hydrolase — protein sequence MQIVPLSAFSDNYIWAIVADGHCVVVDPGDATPVERFLAERHLTLDAILITHHHGDHTGGIAALSARHHPKVFGPATEAIAGLTDTLTDSATLSLLNGALSLSVMAVPGHTAGHIAYLSPGALFCGDTLFSGGCGRLFEGTPAQMHASLGRLAALPDDTRVYCAHEYTQSNLRFALAVEPGNPDIVAYSGQCDALRAQARPTIPTTIGVERRINPFLRCDQADVRRMAEAVSGETLADAGAVFAALRRWKNEFR from the coding sequence ATGCAGATTGTTCCGCTTTCCGCCTTCTCGGACAACTACATCTGGGCCATCGTCGCCGATGGCCACTGTGTAGTGGTCGATCCGGGTGACGCCACGCCGGTCGAGCGATTTCTCGCCGAGCGCCATCTCACGCTTGACGCGATCCTCATCACGCACCACCACGGCGATCACACCGGCGGCATTGCGGCGCTTTCCGCGCGTCATCACCCCAAAGTCTTCGGGCCGGCGACAGAGGCAATCGCGGGCCTTACCGACACGCTGACGGACAGCGCAACGCTGAGCCTGCTGAACGGCGCCCTGAGCCTATCCGTCATGGCGGTACCGGGCCACACCGCTGGCCACATCGCCTACCTCAGCCCTGGCGCGCTGTTCTGCGGCGACACCTTGTTCTCGGGGGGTTGCGGGCGGCTGTTCGAAGGCACGCCGGCGCAGATGCACGCCTCGCTCGGGCGACTTGCAGCCCTCCCCGACGACACAAGGGTGTACTGCGCGCACGAGTACACCCAGTCGAACCTACGTTTTGCGCTGGCGGTGGAGCCGGGCAACCCGGATATCGTTGCTTACAGCGGGCAATGTGACGCGCTGCGGGCGCAGGCGCGCCCGACGATCCCGACCACAATCGGGGTCGAGCGGCGGATCAACCCGTTCCTACGCTGCGATCAGGCAGACGTGCGGCGCATGGCCGAAGCCGTGAGTGGTGAAACGCTGGCAGACGCCGGTGCAGTCTTCGCCGCGCTGCGCCGCTGGAAGAACGAGTTCCGCTAA
- a CDS encoding methyltransferase domain-containing protein, whose translation MSIPGCAAWLETPLGRYLIDWELAQVDARVADVFGFHAIQIGLPERDYLRNNRIGFKFRCARSGDVALISDTYELPIASQSVDLVVLPHVLEFSEHPHQVLREVERVLVPEGQLLISAFNPVSLWGVRRLLAASTGEFPWQGQFLSVRRMKDWLALLSFESQPAVFGAYIPPVTPPRWIEQWHFMDNAGPRWWPFAGGTYVIQATKRVRGMRLVAPAWRDRRARAKAFAPVAQRDPVSIERNIPE comes from the coding sequence ATGTCAATTCCCGGATGTGCCGCGTGGCTTGAAACGCCACTGGGCCGCTACCTGATCGACTGGGAGTTGGCGCAGGTCGATGCCCGTGTGGCCGACGTGTTCGGCTTTCACGCGATCCAGATCGGCCTACCCGAGCGCGACTACCTGCGCAACAACCGTATCGGGTTCAAGTTCCGCTGTGCCCGCTCGGGTGATGTGGCGCTGATCAGCGATACCTATGAGTTGCCGATTGCGTCGCAGAGCGTTGATCTCGTCGTGCTGCCCCATGTGCTGGAGTTTTCCGAGCATCCGCACCAGGTGTTGCGCGAGGTGGAGCGGGTGCTGGTGCCGGAAGGGCAGTTGCTGATTTCGGCCTTCAACCCGGTCAGCCTGTGGGGCGTGCGCCGTCTGCTTGCGGCCAGTACCGGTGAGTTCCCGTGGCAGGGGCAGTTCCTCAGCGTACGCCGCATGAAGGACTGGCTCGCGCTGCTAAGTTTCGAGAGCCAGCCCGCGGTGTTCGGCGCCTATATTCCGCCGGTGACGCCGCCGCGCTGGATTGAACAGTGGCATTTCATGGACAATGCCGGCCCCCGCTGGTGGCCGTTTGCAGGCGGCACCTATGTGATTCAGGCAACCAAACGCGTGCGCGGCATGCGCCTGGTTGCCCCTGCGTGGCGCGATCGCCGCGCCCGCGCGAAAGCCTTTGCACCGGTTGCCCAGCGTGACCCGGTGTCGATAGAAAGAAACATCCCTGAATGA